Proteins encoded in a region of the Pigmentiphaga litoralis genome:
- a CDS encoding AraC family transcriptional regulator produces MVMRLRTLAPVEGYSLTPLPSVRILRSDRPLSRTPVLYDPGVVIVCQGRKRGYFGDQLYVYDAQQYLAVSVPVPFSMETDATPEQPLLALYLHLDFALAADVAAQIDRVGTARNVQPPQSMMSTPMDDAMQLSVLRFLEAMHDPLEAAVLGPSLLRELYFRVLSGAQGGSMREALAARGPFGRIGKSLRLIHARYAQQLGVTELADAAGMSVPSFHTHFKAITQVSPMQYVKSTRLHQARLLMVRQDLTAEAASHAVGYTSPSQFSREFKRLFGLTPAAEANRLRQSFALPAAFDDATFVSSH; encoded by the coding sequence ATGGTGATGCGGTTGCGGACACTTGCGCCGGTAGAAGGCTACAGCCTGACACCGCTGCCCAGTGTGCGGATCCTGCGGTCCGACCGGCCTTTGTCGCGCACGCCTGTCCTGTACGACCCGGGTGTCGTGATCGTCTGCCAGGGCCGCAAGCGGGGTTACTTTGGTGACCAGCTATATGTGTACGACGCGCAGCAATACCTGGCCGTGTCGGTGCCCGTGCCGTTCAGCATGGAAACGGATGCGACGCCTGAGCAGCCCTTGCTTGCGCTGTATCTGCACCTGGACTTCGCGCTGGCGGCCGACGTGGCGGCGCAGATCGATCGTGTGGGTACCGCCCGGAACGTGCAACCGCCGCAGAGCATGATGTCAACGCCCATGGACGACGCCATGCAACTGTCCGTGCTGCGCTTCCTGGAAGCGATGCATGACCCGCTGGAGGCTGCGGTGCTGGGCCCGTCCTTGCTGCGCGAACTGTACTTTCGTGTGCTGTCGGGCGCGCAGGGCGGCTCGATGCGTGAAGCCTTGGCGGCGCGGGGGCCGTTCGGCCGTATCGGAAAGTCGCTGCGGCTGATTCACGCACGCTATGCGCAGCAACTGGGGGTGACCGAGCTGGCGGACGCGGCCGGGATGAGCGTGCCGAGTTTCCACACGCACTTCAAGGCCATCACCCAGGTTTCGCCCATGCAGTATGTAAAGTCGACACGCTTGCACCAGGCGCGCCTGTTGATGGTGCGCCAGGACCTGACCGCCGAAGCCGCGAGTCATGCCGTGGGTTACACCAGCCCGTCGCAGTTCAGCCGCGAATTCAAACGGCTGTTCGGCTTGACGCCCGCGGCCGAGGCCAACCGGCTGCGGCAGAGCTTTGCGTTGCCCGCGGCGTTCGACGACGCAACCTTCGTCTCGTCGCATTGA
- a CDS encoding SDR family oxidoreductase produces the protein MQRTALVVGVTGIGGNHVARELLAKGWNVIGLSRRPPRDLPDVQHVAADLLDPQALSTALADVAPTHVFITTWMRQDTEAENIRVNAALVRNLLDALSARKSVRHVALVTGLKHYLGPFEAYAKSGTLPDTPLRESQPRLPLENFYYAQEDEVYAAAERDRFTWSVHRPHSIIGQAVGNAMNMGTTLAVYATICKETGRPFQFPGSEAQWKGLSDVTDARMLAKQLVWAADTDAAKNEAFNIVNGDVFRWSWLWPKLAEWFGVEPAGYNGQIQPLETAMAQDAPLWRDIATRHGLAEPDLDRLASAWHTDLDLGRPLEVMTDMANSRRLGFTAYQATDASFFELFERLRAQKLIP, from the coding sequence ATGCAACGAACCGCTCTGGTTGTAGGGGTGACAGGAATAGGCGGCAACCATGTTGCGCGCGAACTGCTCGCCAAGGGTTGGAATGTGATCGGCCTGTCGCGCCGGCCGCCCCGTGATCTGCCCGACGTACAGCACGTCGCCGCCGACCTGCTGGACCCGCAGGCCTTGAGCACGGCGCTGGCCGACGTTGCGCCAACCCACGTCTTCATCACCACGTGGATGCGGCAGGACACTGAAGCCGAGAACATACGCGTCAATGCCGCGCTGGTGCGCAACCTGCTGGACGCCCTGTCGGCCAGGAAAAGCGTGCGCCATGTGGCTCTGGTCACGGGCCTGAAGCACTACCTTGGCCCCTTCGAAGCCTATGCCAAATCCGGTACGCTGCCGGACACGCCCCTGCGCGAAAGCCAGCCGCGCCTGCCGCTGGAAAACTTCTACTACGCGCAGGAAGATGAGGTCTACGCCGCCGCCGAGCGCGATCGCTTCACCTGGAGCGTGCATCGCCCGCACTCAATCATCGGCCAGGCCGTCGGCAATGCCATGAACATGGGCACGACGCTGGCCGTGTACGCCACGATCTGCAAGGAAACGGGCCGCCCCTTCCAGTTCCCCGGATCCGAAGCGCAGTGGAAGGGTCTGTCCGACGTGACTGACGCCCGCATGCTGGCCAAGCAGCTGGTGTGGGCCGCCGACACCGATGCCGCCAAGAACGAGGCCTTCAACATCGTCAACGGCGACGTGTTCCGCTGGAGCTGGCTGTGGCCGAAACTGGCCGAGTGGTTCGGCGTCGAGCCCGCCGGCTACAACGGGCAGATCCAGCCCCTGGAGACGGCCATGGCGCAGGACGCGCCCCTGTGGCGCGACATTGCGACCCGCCACGGCCTGGCCGAGCCCGACCTGGATCGGCTCGCGTCCGCCTGGCACACCGACCTGGACCTGGGCCGTCCGCTGGAAGTCATGACCGACATGGCCAACAGCCGCCGCCTGGGGTTCACGGCGTATCAGGCGACCGATGCGTCGTTCTTTGAACTGTTCGAGCGGCTGCGTGCGCAGAAGCTGATTCCTTGA
- a CDS encoding oxidoreductase produces MRSRTLLITGVSSGFGRALAQEALAAGHTVVGTVRSVQAKQDFESLSTHAAFGRVLDVTDVDAIDGVVAEIEATVGPIDVLVNNAGYGHEGTMEESPMSDLRRQFDVNVFGAVAMMKAVLPHMRARRRGHIVNITSMGGYITMPGITYYCGSKFALEGISEALGKEVAALGIAVTAVAPGSFRTDWAGRSMARTPRSIPDYDAIFDPIRKAREQVSGKQLGDPAKAARAMLAVIALDHPPAHLLLGSDALKLVREKMAALERDIAEWEAVTVSTDG; encoded by the coding sequence ATGCGCAGCAGGACCTTGCTCATTACCGGCGTCAGCAGCGGCTTTGGCCGCGCGCTGGCGCAAGAAGCTTTGGCCGCAGGCCATACCGTTGTGGGCACCGTACGTAGCGTGCAGGCGAAACAGGACTTCGAGTCCCTGTCGACCCATGCAGCGTTCGGGCGCGTGCTGGACGTGACCGACGTTGACGCCATTGACGGGGTCGTTGCAGAGATCGAGGCGACCGTGGGTCCGATCGATGTCCTGGTCAACAACGCGGGCTACGGTCACGAAGGCACGATGGAAGAATCGCCGATGTCGGACCTGCGGCGGCAGTTCGACGTCAACGTGTTCGGCGCGGTCGCCATGATGAAAGCGGTGCTGCCACATATGCGCGCACGCCGCCGCGGCCACATCGTCAACATCACGTCCATGGGCGGCTACATCACGATGCCGGGCATCACGTACTACTGCGGCAGCAAGTTCGCATTGGAAGGGATCTCGGAAGCGCTGGGGAAGGAGGTCGCCGCGCTCGGCATCGCCGTCACCGCCGTGGCGCCCGGCTCGTTTCGCACGGACTGGGCGGGCAGGTCCATGGCGCGCACGCCAAGGTCGATCCCTGATTACGACGCCATCTTCGATCCGATCCGCAAGGCGCGGGAGCAGGTCAGTGGCAAGCAGCTGGGCGATCCGGCCAAGGCCGCGCGAGCAATGCTCGCCGTCATCGCGCTCGACCACCCTCCCGCGCACCTCCTGCTCGGCAGCGATGCCTTGAAGCTGGTGCGGGAAAAGATGGCGGCGCTGGAACGCGACATCGCGGAATGGGAAGCGGTGACGGTCTCGACAGACGGGTGA
- a CDS encoding RidA family protein, with protein sequence MASSPASPRVVVPTKALPAPRFRYSPVVVAHPFAFVSGLVGLDPATGALATGGAYGQTVQILANFTALLQEQGWSLSQLVVARLFCTSPDGAASMNQAWEELFKDEVPPARTSVIVAGLPLGAEVEIEFQLVLTQGA encoded by the coding sequence ATGGCGTCTTCCCCCGCAAGCCCGCGCGTCGTCGTCCCCACCAAGGCGCTGCCTGCGCCCCGATTCCGGTACAGCCCGGTAGTCGTGGCCCATCCCTTTGCGTTCGTGTCCGGACTCGTCGGGCTCGACCCGGCGACCGGCGCGTTGGCAACGGGGGGCGCCTACGGGCAGACCGTGCAGATCCTGGCCAACTTCACGGCCCTGTTGCAAGAGCAGGGCTGGTCGCTGTCGCAACTGGTCGTCGCCCGGTTGTTCTGCACGTCACCCGATGGCGCCGCCAGCATGAACCAGGCGTGGGAAGAGCTTTTCAAGGACGAGGTGCCCCCGGCCCGCACGTCGGTCATCGTGGCCGGCCTGCCGTTGGGCGCTGAAGTTGAAATCGAGTTCCAGTTGGTCCTGACGCAGGGCGCCTAG
- a CDS encoding alpha/beta hydrolase translates to MFQRTLLSALLLACASAASHAADVTLVDKVGQCPNASPAGMRPDEVALFRQLQIRGAQSMQDATRVYYGEGLDQYGDLRLPKGTGPFPLAIVVHGGSWKASVNSDYTAPVAKLLTDAGIATWNIEYSRLGSGGEWPGSFKSVAAAADYVRVLAERYPIDLKRVISIGHSSGGHYALWLAGRHKLNASAPGYAPTPLKLVGVVSLDGTPDLRAFAALPRGKTVIPELLNSGADPQWEKNYAVASPVDLLPLGVPQYFLTQESDRLASIMSYMDKGKQGGDTMTYDIACPSSHFVTADTQSPAIAGAIVKASKAFVK, encoded by the coding sequence TGCTGGCCTGCGCCAGCGCCGCCTCCCACGCCGCCGATGTGACCCTGGTCGACAAGGTCGGCCAGTGCCCGAACGCTTCGCCGGCCGGCATGCGTCCGGATGAAGTCGCGTTGTTCCGTCAGTTGCAGATTCGCGGCGCGCAGTCCATGCAGGACGCGACGCGGGTCTACTACGGCGAAGGCCTCGATCAGTATGGCGACTTGCGTTTGCCCAAGGGCACCGGCCCCTTCCCGCTTGCCATCGTGGTGCACGGCGGCTCGTGGAAAGCGTCCGTGAACTCGGACTACACCGCGCCGGTGGCCAAGCTGCTGACCGACGCCGGCATCGCGACCTGGAACATCGAATACAGCCGGCTGGGCAGCGGCGGCGAATGGCCCGGATCGTTCAAGTCGGTGGCGGCTGCCGCCGACTATGTTCGCGTGCTGGCGGAGCGTTATCCGATCGACCTGAAGCGCGTCATTTCCATCGGTCATTCGTCGGGCGGACATTACGCGCTGTGGCTGGCGGGCCGTCACAAGCTGAACGCCTCGGCGCCGGGCTATGCGCCGACGCCGCTCAAGCTGGTCGGTGTGGTGTCGCTCGATGGCACGCCTGACCTGCGTGCGTTTGCCGCGTTGCCGCGCGGCAAGACGGTCATTCCCGAGCTGCTGAATTCGGGCGCTGATCCGCAGTGGGAAAAGAACTATGCGGTGGCGTCGCCGGTGGACCTGTTGCCGCTGGGCGTGCCGCAGTATTTCCTGACGCAGGAAAGCGATCGGCTGGCATCCATCATGTCGTACATGGACAAGGGCAAGCAGGGTGGCGACACCATGACGTACGACATTGCCTGCCCTTCCAGTCACTTCGTGACGGCAGACACGCAAAGCCCGGCCATTGCTGGCGCGATCGTGAAAGCGTCGAAAGCGTTCGTGAAATGA